The Bosea sp. 685 DNA window AACAGAGCCCGATCGCCAGGACGACGCCGGGCAGCAGGCCGCCGGTGAAGAGGGCCGCGATCGAGACGCCTGTGACCGAGCCGATGGTGATCAGCACGATCGAGGGCGGGATCGTTTCTGTCTGCGCGCCGGTGGCCGAGAGCAGGGCAACGAGGTCGCCGGGCTTGGCGCCGCGCGCCTTCATCTCCGGAAACAAGGCTGGCGCGACCGCGGCCATGTCGGCTGCCTTCGAGCCCGAAATGCCCGAGACGAGGTACATCGCGCCGATCAGCACATAGGAGAGGCCGCCGCGGACATGGCCGAGCAGGCTCGCCAGGAAGCGCACCATCGCCTTGGCCATGCCGCACATCTCGATGAGCAGGCCGAGGAAGACGAAGAGCGGCACGGCGAGCAGGATGAGATGGCTCATGCCTTCATCCATGCGCCCGACCAGGGTCATCGTCGGCACGCGCGTGGTCAGCGCGAGATAGCCGAAGGTGGCGAGCGCGAAGGAGAAGACGATCGGCACGCCGGAGAAGACGCAAAACCCGACGACGCCGACGAAGAAGATGAGCAGGTTGAGGTTGCCCAGCGTCTTGAGCATGGGACCGAGCCACCAGAAGCCGGCGACCGCCACAGCGACCAGGGCCAGCGCCAGCAAAGCCTGCGGCACGCCCGAGCGCATGGTCAGGCGCAGCAGCGAAAAGGCGATCATCAGGCCGACGCCGACCGGGAAGGCGGCCGCGCGCCAGACATTGGAGATTTCCATCGCCGGGGTGGTGATGAAGGCTTCTTCCTCGGCCCAGCGGAAGGCAGGGCCGATGATCAGGAGCAGGAAGCCGAGGCCGGCCGCCACGCCCAGCGCGTCGAAGAAGTTGCGCCATTCCGGCGTGCTGCGCGAGACCAGCGCGGTCATGCGCATATGCTCGCCGCGCCGGAGCGCGACGACGGCGCCAAGCATGGCGAGCCAGAGGAACAGGGTCGAGGCAAGCTCGTCCGACCAGGTCAGCGGCGTGTGTAGGAGATAGCGGGCGACGATGCCCGAAAACAGCACGACCACCTCGGCGACGACGAGGATGGCGGCCGGTATCTCGACGATGACGCCGAGGATGCGGTCGATCTTCGCGGCAAGGGTGCGGCGTGGCGCCGCCGCCATTGCGGGCGGCGTCGCGAATTCGGACACGGTGTCCATGGTGCAGGCGTCAGCTCAGCGAGCCGACGGCGGCCTCGAGGGTCGCCCAGGCGTCCTTGCCGAACTTGGCTTCCCATTCCTTGTAGAAGCCGGCGCTCTTGAGCTTGTCGCGGAAGAGAGCGGCATCGACCGTGTTGAACTTCATGCCCTTGCCGGACAATTCGGTCTGCAGGTTCACCGTCAGCGCCGCAACGTCGGCGCGCTCGGCAATGCCGGCCGCGTTGAGGTGCTTGGCGACGATGGTCTGGATGTCCTTGGGCAGGGCATCCCAGTTCGCCTTGTTGGCCAGAAGCCAGAAGCCGTCCCACATATGGTTGGTCAGCGAGCAGAAGCTCTGGACCTCATAGAGCTTGGCGGTCTCGATGATCGCGAGCGGGTTCTCCTGCGCGTCGACGATCTTCGACTGCAGGGCGCTGTAGACCTCGTTGAAGTTGATCGTCGTCGGGGCCGCGCCGAAGCCCTTGTACATTGAGGTCCAGAGCGGGGCGGGCGGGACGCGGATCTTGAGGTTGTTCAGATCGGCCGGCGTAACGATCGGCTTGCCCGAGCTCGTGGTCTGGCGGAAGCCGTTATCCCAGATCGTCTCCATCGCGAAGATCGAGCGGCTCTTGGCGATCTCGGCGCGGACATAGTCGCCGAGCTTGCCGTCCATCGCCTTCCAGACCGTGTCGTAATCCTTGAAGGCGAAGCCGACGCCGTTGATCGCGGCGGCCGGCACCAGCGTGGACAGGATCAGTCCCGAGAGCGTGAAGAAATCGACCGCGCCGGAGCGGATCTGGCCGAGCGTGTCGGTGTCGGAGCCGAGCTGGCTCGAGGGGAAGATCTGCAGCTCGAAGCGGCCGCCGGTCTCTTCCTTGATCTTGTTGGCGGCTTCCTGCGCGCGCTTGTTCAGCGGGTGCGTCAGCGCCAGGTTGTTGGCGAATTTATAGGTGAATTCGGCGGCCCGCGCTCGGCCGATGGAAAAGCCGGTAACGGCAAGGGCGCCCGTGCCGGCGGCAAAGCTGCGGCGTGTCAATTTCGTCATCTGGTATCCTCCCAAGTCTTCAGGCCGGACTCTCCGCGGGTTTGCCCGCGCGAGAGCTGTGATTGCAGCGACGGCCCTCGCTCCGGTTTCGGAAGGCCGCGTAACCTTAGGCTGTGACCCCTTGGCCGCCAGCCTGCTCGAACCGTTCCATATCGTGGATCGCTCGGAGCCAGTATTCTTTATCCTTGACGAAATACAAGCGATGAAACAGTTGTCAACGCAATAAGGACGCTAAAAGGGTCCACAATATGGATCGTCCAAATCTTGCTGTGCGGGAGGCCAGCTCCGAACCGACCGGTGCGCAAAGCATCGGACGGGCGGCTGCTTTGTTGCGGCTGGTCGCGTCGAGCCGCACGCGCGGCGCCAGCCTGAGCGAACTCGTCGACGGCTCGCGGCTGCAGAAGCCGACCTGCCGCCGCATCCTGGTGGCGT harbors:
- a CDS encoding TRAP transporter substrate-binding protein encodes the protein MTKLTRRSFAAGTGALAVTGFSIGRARAAEFTYKFANNLALTHPLNKRAQEAANKIKEETGGRFELQIFPSSQLGSDTDTLGQIRSGAVDFFTLSGLILSTLVPAAAINGVGFAFKDYDTVWKAMDGKLGDYVRAEIAKSRSIFAMETIWDNGFRQTTSSGKPIVTPADLNNLKIRVPPAPLWTSMYKGFGAAPTTINFNEVYSALQSKIVDAQENPLAIIETAKLYEVQSFCSLTNHMWDGFWLLANKANWDALPKDIQTIVAKHLNAAGIAERADVAALTVNLQTELSGKGMKFNTVDAALFRDKLKSAGFYKEWEAKFGKDAWATLEAAVGSLS
- a CDS encoding TRAP transporter large permease subunit, coding for MAAAPRRTLAAKIDRILGVIVEIPAAILVVAEVVVLFSGIVARYLLHTPLTWSDELASTLFLWLAMLGAVVALRRGEHMRMTALVSRSTPEWRNFFDALGVAAGLGFLLLIIGPAFRWAEEEAFITTPAMEISNVWRAAAFPVGVGLMIAFSLLRLTMRSGVPQALLALALVAVAVAGFWWLGPMLKTLGNLNLLIFFVGVVGFCVFSGVPIVFSFALATFGYLALTTRVPTMTLVGRMDEGMSHLILLAVPLFVFLGLLIEMCGMAKAMVRFLASLLGHVRGGLSYVLIGAMYLVSGISGSKAADMAAVAPALFPEMKARGAKPGDLVALLSATGAQTETIPPSIVLITIGSVTGVSIAALFTGGLLPGVVLAIGLCFVVSRRYRHDDLSHVVKAKWPEIGKTFIIALPALALPFLIRAAVVEGVSTATEVSTIGIVYSLIIGLLVYRQFNWSRLGQILIDTASLSGAILIIIGAASAMAWGLTQSGFSRTLVEIMTHLPGGAIGFMAVSILAFIILGSVLEGIPAIVLFGPLLFPIAKLVGIHEVHYAMVVVLAMGLGLFAPPFGVGYYAACAIGKVNPDEGIGPIWGYMLALLIGLIIVAAVPWFSIGFL